The genomic interval CTTGTCTTGTGGCGATATGATCTGAGGTTTCGGCAAAAGCGGTACCCAATACGGCTTGAAAATGTGTCCTTGATCGCTCTTCAATTCCCACGCATCTGCTGTTTCCTCTTGTGTAGACATAAGAAAAAAATGTCTCTTTTTCTGTGCACTTAAGTTTTCATTCGGGACCCATCCTGTAATGTTGGAGTCAATATGTATGGGCTTGTGGGATTTGTCATATTCATACTCAATGTACGAAATGTGTGTGAAATTCTCCTGTGTGGAAAGGTAATCGACGGTAAGCCCTTTGGGTAGTTTTCGCTTGTAGGGAATTGCCGTTAAGTTTGGCTCACTATAAACCTGTGTTGTTTCCGCTATGATTCTTTGGTTATTTTCTAATTCATTTTCAAAACAACCCAGATAGTTTTCAATCTCTACGAATTGTAAGCCCGTTTCTTCATAAGTTTCTCTCTTTACAGCGGTTTCAATATCTTCACCCTTTTCAACAGTGCCTGCCGGAATTTGAACACCCGCAGTTGGATGTTTAAACACGAGTAATTCTTTGACGCCATCTCTTTCACGGACGATAAAAGCAGTAACCTTTTGGACAACTTCATTCACTTATATTTCTCCTGAGATCGTATTCAATTGTTGCAAAGCGTCGCAACTCTCTATCGCACATTCGGAGATCCCGTAACAAGAAGTGCACGCCCCGTTTTTTCTTCAGCACGGAATATAGCGAGGTTCTGACCATTCATATCTTTGATGAGCCAGATATGTCCGTCATAGGTGTGTTGATTGACAAAGGTATCGGGTGCAATCCTACCATAGAATTTCTCATCCCGCTCATAATCCACCCAATAATAGGTAATCTCGGATTTCGTGCTGTTCATAAAAATGATTGCCGTTTCGGTATCATCGTTTCCAGATTTCAGATTTGGGAGTGAACTGAGATCCTGTTCATCTAAGTTTATCCACCTGCCATCACCATCACTGTCTGGATTCTTCAACTGCTGGTGGAACTCCGTCAATTCTATTAACTCAGGCGACCATTTAAACTTCAGAGACCCTTCAGGATTGAATCCTTTGAGATGTGAGAGATGCGTGCGGGTTACCGCCTGTGTGTATCGCCAGTCGGTATCTCCGAAAATCTCTGTGAGCAGCGTAGCAAGCGATGGGTCGTATGCTTTCAACTTGTCACGGGTATCGACGTGATTGTGTTGGTCGTCATTTGCCCGATTGGTATCGAACCAAGATTGCGTCCCTTCAGCCCAGTATTCTGCTCTGCTTGTAATGGCGTAGGTATTTTTCCACAGCCCTTTCTCAACCGCCGCTTCAAACAATACCGTAAGGCGATCATCAAAACTCGGATCGACCGTATTCAATCCCATTTGGTGGATCGCATGCGCGAATTCGTGGACTAAAATGTTCTCAGTGGAATAAGGGTCGCCTGCGTAGTTAAGCAGATTTTCCTCACCACAACTGACAGCGGGTCTTGCGGGGGTGGAACCCAAACCGCGAGCGCGTCGGTCCCAGTAGTAGTCGGGTTGCAGATTACTATGTTCAGGGATTTGGGTTGTGAGTTCGTTATATGCCATCACCGCGAAACGCACATTGTTTTCCGCGAGTGCTTTTAGTATATCCTGACGATGTCCAATCATCTGCCGAATGAGCCATGCTGCTTCCTTTACGGCATAAGGATTCACCTTCGCTGATGCGACAACAGGCAATCCTTCCACGTCAATCCACTGCTTATAAAACGGATCCAAGTTGAAAGTTGTGCGAACGGTAACAGGCGGAAACACAGGTTCAAGTATGTTCATGATCAATTCGTCCAATCTTCCAGTTGTAATCCGAATCCAGCAATCCTTTGAAAATCTGAGTCAGCAGTGACGAGAATCGCATCAAGTGTCATAGCAGTCGCGGCTATCCAAAGATCGTTCTCTGACAAGGGAGTTCCTTGTTGTTCGGCGTAATTCTTCAATAGTCCATCAACTATTTACTTTCCGACTCGTCGAATGCAGAATCAAAACGCATCGGGATTTCTCCTTCCTTAATTGCGTTTAGGAGTACCTCCGCGTCTTCCGGTGTCACATGATATGATTTGTTAATAGCATTTAATATCCGTGTGGGCTGACCTTTTCGTTTAAGTGTGGACAAATCCGGCGAGTTTTCTAAACTTTCTGTTGGAATTTCTGATTTCCAGACGAGGTATTCTAAGTAACGCTTCAATTCTTCAATTTCAGAAGCGG from Candidatus Poribacteria bacterium carries:
- a CDS encoding NUDIX domain-containing protein; its protein translation is MNEVVQKVTAFIVRERDGVKELLVFKHPTAGVQIPAGTVEKGEDIETAVKRETYEETGLQFVEIENYLGCFENELENNQRIIAETTQVYSEPNLTAIPYKRKLPKGLTVDYLSTQENFTHISYIEYEYDKSHKPIHIDSNITGWVPNENLSAQKKRHFFLMSTQEETADAWELKSDQGHIFKPYWVPLLPKPQIISPQDKWLDFVYEKI
- a CDS encoding PIN domain-containing protein, translated to MSENDLWIAATAMTLDAILVTADSDFQRIAGFGLQLEDWTN